From one Cyanobacterium stanieri PCC 7202 genomic stretch:
- a CDS encoding methionyl-tRNA synthetase (PFAM: Anticodon-binding domain; tRNA synthetases class I (M)~TIGRFAM: methionyl-tRNA synthetase~COGs: COG0143 Methionyl-tRNA synthetase~InterPro IPR015413:IPR002304:IPR014758~KEGG: cyc:PCC7424_0095 methionyl-tRNA synthetase~PFAM: tRNA synthetase class I (M)~SPTR: Methionyl-tRNA synthetase, class Ia;~TIGRFAM: methionyl-tRNA synthetase), producing MNSVNNSITKDTFALTTPLYYVNGLPHIGSAYTTMAADAIARWQRLAGREVLLLTGTDEHGQKIQRTAEENGVEPQAHCDRISATFKELWEKLNIQYDRFSRTTAPNHEKIVQEFLGRVWEKGDIYLDQQQGWYCVACEEFKEERELLEDGCCPIHTNRKAEWRDEQNYFFRLSAYQEKLEKFYQENPDFIQPVSRRNEVLNFVKGGLQDFSISRVNLDWGIPIPENPEHTIYVWFDALLGYITPLLEEGEEVTLANALKKWYPYSLHLIGKDILRFHAIYWVAMLMSADLPLPKQVFGHGFLTKDGQKMGKSLGNTLDPVELLEKYDSDAVRYYFLKAIEFGKDGDFNETRFVNTLNADLANDLGNLLNRSLGMLKKYCKGSLDDGLTISEDNPIKKIGETLCDRTSNAYNKYQFHQACEEIMELVRACNKYIDESAPWALHKQGESQKVQEILYTVLESVRLSGLLLVPIIPNISSKIYQQLGFNYDFNNKNLTINSEALKDHFSWGTLSLNKDLNRAVPIFAKLEIGDSN from the coding sequence ATGAATAGTGTTAATAATTCTATTACAAAAGATACCTTTGCATTAACTACTCCTTTATATTATGTTAATGGTCTTCCTCACATTGGTAGTGCCTATACTACCATGGCAGCCGATGCGATCGCCCGTTGGCAACGGTTAGCAGGTCGTGAGGTGCTACTATTAACGGGTACCGATGAACATGGTCAAAAAATCCAGCGCACCGCTGAAGAAAATGGTGTGGAACCTCAAGCCCATTGCGATCGCATTTCAGCCACATTTAAAGAGCTATGGGAAAAATTAAACATTCAATATGATCGTTTCAGCCGTACCACTGCCCCCAATCATGAGAAAATTGTACAGGAGTTTTTAGGGCGGGTATGGGAAAAAGGAGATATATATTTAGATCAACAACAGGGCTGGTATTGTGTCGCCTGTGAAGAATTCAAAGAAGAAAGAGAATTACTAGAGGATGGCTGTTGCCCTATCCATACCAACCGCAAAGCAGAATGGCGCGATGAGCAAAATTATTTTTTCCGTCTTTCTGCCTACCAAGAAAAATTAGAAAAATTTTACCAAGAAAACCCCGATTTTATTCAACCTGTCAGCCGTCGCAATGAAGTTCTAAATTTCGTCAAAGGAGGCTTACAGGATTTTTCCATCTCACGGGTAAACCTTGATTGGGGTATCCCCATCCCCGAAAATCCCGAACATACCATTTATGTCTGGTTTGATGCTCTTTTGGGTTACATTACCCCTCTGTTAGAAGAAGGAGAAGAAGTTACCCTCGCCAATGCCCTTAAAAAGTGGTATCCCTACAGCTTACACCTCATCGGCAAAGATATATTACGTTTCCATGCCATCTACTGGGTGGCTATGTTGATGTCAGCGGATTTACCTTTGCCAAAACAGGTATTTGGGCATGGTTTTTTAACCAAAGATGGGCAGAAAATGGGTAAAAGTTTGGGTAATACATTAGATCCTGTAGAACTTTTGGAAAAATATGATTCTGATGCGGTGCGTTATTATTTCCTCAAGGCCATTGAATTTGGCAAGGATGGAGATTTTAACGAAACCCGTTTTGTCAACACCCTTAATGCTGATTTAGCTAACGATTTGGGCAATTTGCTTAACCGTAGTTTGGGAATGTTGAAAAAATACTGTAAGGGTAGTTTGGATGATGGTTTGACTATTTCTGAGGATAACCCCATCAAAAAAATTGGCGAAACCCTGTGCGATCGCACTTCTAATGCTTATAATAAATATCAATTTCATCAAGCCTGTGAAGAAATAATGGAATTAGTCAGGGCTTGTAATAAATATATTGACGAAAGCGCCCCTTGGGCATTGCATAAACAAGGAGAAAGTCAAAAAGTCCAAGAAATCTTATATACCGTCCTCGAATCGGTGAGATTATCAGGGCTTCTTCTTGTCCCCATTATCCCCAATATCAGTAGTAAAATATATCAACAATTAGGTTTTAATTATGACTTTAATAATAAAAACTTAACTATTAACAGTGAGGCTCTAAAAGACCATTTTAGTTGGGGAACATTAAGTTTAAATAAAGATTTAAACCGAGCAGTTCCTATTTTTGCTAAACTCGAAATAGGAGACTCCAACTGA
- a CDS encoding LL-diaminopimelate aminotransferase apoenzyme (PFAM: Aminotransferase class I and II~COGs: COG0436 Aspartate/tyrosine/aromatic aminotransferase~InterPro IPR004839~KEGG: cyp:PCC8801_2238 aspartate aminotransferase~PFAM: aminotransferase class I and II~SPTR: Aminotransferase class I and II), giving the protein MENNWIHRADRLSALPPYVFARLDELKAKAREQGLDLIDLGMGNPDGFAPEPIIEAAKQALSVAQYHGYPPFEGTANFRNAIAQWYQRRYDVELSPDNEALPLLGSKEGLSHLALAYVNPGDTVIVPSPSYPAHYRGPAIAGANIYAPRLSAENNWLIDFDTIPEEVAQKAKIIYFNYPNNPTTATAPREFYEQAVEWARHYQVMLVHDLAYAELAFEGYEPTSLLEIKGAKEIGVEFHTLSKTYNMAGWRVGFVVGNSDIIQGLRTLKTNLDYGIFSVIQAAAQTALELPDSYIHEVQKRYQKRRDFFLEGIKKMGWDVKPSQATMYLWIPTPRNSNSTDFALDLLQKTGVVVTPGNAFGEGGEGYVRVSLIADCDRLGEALQRWENAGITF; this is encoded by the coding sequence ATGGAAAATAATTGGATTCACCGTGCAGATCGTTTAAGTGCTTTACCTCCCTATGTTTTCGCCCGTTTAGATGAACTAAAAGCCAAAGCCAGAGAGCAAGGATTAGACTTGATAGACTTAGGGATGGGAAATCCTGATGGTTTTGCACCTGAACCAATTATCGAAGCCGCCAAACAAGCCCTTTCCGTTGCCCAATACCATGGTTATCCCCCCTTTGAAGGTACCGCTAACTTTAGAAATGCGATCGCCCAGTGGTACCAAAGACGCTATGACGTGGAGTTAAGCCCCGATAACGAAGCCTTACCCCTTTTGGGTTCAAAAGAAGGTTTATCCCATTTAGCCCTCGCCTACGTCAACCCAGGGGACACTGTCATCGTTCCTAGTCCCTCTTACCCTGCCCATTATCGAGGCCCCGCCATCGCAGGGGCAAACATCTACGCACCCCGCCTCAGTGCCGAAAATAACTGGTTAATCGACTTTGACACCATACCCGAAGAAGTAGCCCAAAAAGCCAAAATCATTTACTTTAACTATCCTAATAATCCTACCACCGCCACCGCACCCCGAGAATTTTATGAACAAGCGGTGGAATGGGCAAGACATTATCAAGTGATGCTCGTCCATGATTTAGCCTATGCAGAATTAGCTTTTGAAGGATACGAACCCACCAGCTTACTCGAAATCAAAGGCGCCAAAGAAATCGGCGTGGAATTTCATACCCTCTCCAAAACCTATAATATGGCAGGTTGGCGTGTGGGATTTGTTGTGGGCAACAGCGACATCATCCAAGGATTGCGCACCCTAAAAACCAACCTCGACTATGGTATTTTTAGCGTCATCCAAGCCGCCGCCCAAACCGCCCTCGAATTGCCCGATAGCTATATTCACGAAGTACAAAAAAGGTATCAAAAACGCCGTGACTTCTTCCTCGAAGGTATCAAAAAAATGGGTTGGGATGTAAAACCCTCTCAAGCAACCATGTATCTTTGGATTCCCACCCCCCGCAATTCCAATTCTACCGATTTCGCCCTCGATTTATTACAAAAAACTGGGGTGGTAGTAACTCCCGGTAACGCTTTTGGGGAAGGGGGTGAAGGTTATGTAAGAGTTAGTTTAATCGCCGATTGCGATCGCCTTGGGGAAGCCTTACAACGATGGGAGAATGCAGGTATTACCTTTTAA
- a CDS encoding hypothetical protein (KEGG: mar:MAE_02710 hypothetical protein~SPTR: Putative uncharacterized protein), with product MATTADDVWRLLGELIEAQKETEQLLKEQSQETDRRFKETDKQIKRLSKEIGALGGRWGRFVENMVAPACETIFASRGIPVHQVSQRVKKKLDNKTLEIDVLVTNENHVLVVEIKSSLSVEDVKEFVEDLKEFRKFFPEYKEKQLYGAVAGIELEGGVDKYAYRQGLFVLAQAGETVGILNGDGFEPRSW from the coding sequence ATGGCTACCACAGCAGATGATGTTTGGAGATTATTGGGTGAGTTGATAGAAGCTCAAAAGGAGACTGAGCAACTATTAAAAGAGCAATCTCAAGAGACTGATAGACGTTTTAAGGAGACGGATAAACAAATTAAACGATTGAGTAAGGAAATAGGGGCGCTCGGCGGTAGATGGGGGCGTTTTGTGGAGAATATGGTGGCACCTGCCTGTGAGACTATTTTTGCTAGTCGTGGTATTCCTGTGCATCAAGTCTCCCAAAGAGTCAAGAAAAAGTTAGATAATAAAACGTTGGAAATAGATGTTTTAGTGACCAATGAAAATCATGTTTTGGTGGTGGAAATTAAGAGCAGTTTAAGTGTAGAAGATGTGAAGGAATTTGTGGAAGATTTAAAGGAATTTAGGAAGTTTTTTCCTGAGTATAAAGAGAAGCAGTTGTATGGGGCAGTGGCAGGAATTGAGTTGGAGGGGGGAGTGGATAAGTATGCTTATCGTCAAGGGTTATTTGTGTTGGCACAGGCAGGGGAAACGGTGGGTATCCTTAATGGGGATGGTTTTGAGCCTAGGAGTTGGTAA
- a CDS encoding hypothetical protein (KEGG: mar:MAE_02700 hypothetical protein~SPTR: Similar to tr|P73706|P73706): MATTIDDVWAILAEVTKKQAELVVSQKETEQLLKEQSQEMDKRFQETDRRFKETDKQIKRLSKEIGALGGRWGRFVENMVAPACETIFASRGIPVHQVSQRVKKKLDHKTLEIDVLVTNENHVLVVEIKSSLSVEDVKEFVADLQEFREFFPEYKEKQLYGAVAGIELEGGVDKYAYRQGLFVLAQAGETVGILNGDGFEPRSW; this comes from the coding sequence ATGGCGACGACTATTGATGATGTTTGGGCAATCTTAGCAGAGGTGACTAAAAAACAAGCTGAGTTGGTGGTTTCTCAAAAGGAGACTGAGCAACTATTAAAAGAGCAATCTCAAGAAATGGATAAACGTTTCCAAGAGACTGATAGACGTTTTAAGGAGACGGATAAACAAATTAAACGATTGAGTAAGGAAATAGGGGCGCTCGGCGGTAGATGGGGGCGTTTTGTGGAGAATATGGTGGCACCTGCCTGTGAGACTATTTTTGCTAGTCGTGGTATTCCTGTGCATCAAGTCTCCCAAAGAGTCAAGAAAAAGTTAGATCATAAAACGTTGGAAATAGATGTTTTAGTGACCAATGAAAATCATGTTTTGGTGGTGGAAATTAAGAGTAGTTTAAGTGTGGAAGATGTCAAGGAATTTGTGGCAGATTTGCAGGAATTTAGGGAGTTTTTTCCTGAGTATAAAGAGAAGCAGTTGTATGGGGCAGTGGCAGGAATTGAGTTGGAGGGGGGAGTGGATAAGTATGCTTATCGTCAAGGGTTATTTGTGTTGGCACAGGCAGGGGAAACGGTGGGTATCCTTAATGGGGATGGTTTTGAGCCTAGGAGTTGGTAA